The following are encoded in a window of Candidatus Dormiibacterota bacterium genomic DNA:
- a CDS encoding elongation factor G → MAEISRLRNVAFVGPHHAGKTTLVEAILAHCGAIGRRGSISDGTTVTDFEPEDVAHAQSTTVGFAHCAADGIDLTIVDTPGFIDFFEETRMALTGVDAAVIVVEADPSRVVQTRMLVDAVEQLRLPHLFVVDKMDRPGANFAGTLAALQDAYGRHVIAEQWPIGAAESFTGFVDLAEMKAYASADGAEREVEIPQGVQQQVGQARTALLEAMADFDDTLMEELLEGKEPPLDEVERDLCNECSHDQIIPVLVAAGATGAGVGALVRAMERWFPSPADRPHIDAEGRPLPPDPSAPFVARVLKTSIHPQSGKISVVRVLAGTVTSDATLTDISKGGERVRSGGLYRLQGKKQEPMGDAGPGAIVAIARLESVATGDTITANGHKVLLPRITHGAPVFAVAIRPRERIDEAKISQMLARIVDEDPSLSLGRADVTNELLLQGSGEQHVNIAVERLARKYKVEVEVAPPSIPYQETITASTEIHSRYKHQTGGHGQFGDVWLRFEPRERGSGVTFEEKIVGGVVPRQFIPAVEKGVREALARGPGGYPVSDLHVTLFDGQYHDVDSSEQSFKTAAGMGVREALPKCRPVVLEPIVRVTVIVPTPYTSTVIQQLTGKRGQILGMTPSARSGFDEIEADVPQVEMPRYITELRTGTQGLGTFRWRHERYDPIPGNRVGGKAAV, encoded by the coding sequence ATGGCGGAGATCTCACGCCTGCGTAACGTTGCATTCGTCGGTCCTCACCACGCGGGCAAGACTACGCTCGTCGAAGCGATCCTCGCACACTGCGGCGCCATTGGGCGCCGCGGTTCCATTTCCGACGGTACGACCGTCACCGATTTCGAGCCCGAAGACGTCGCTCACGCGCAGAGTACGACGGTCGGCTTCGCACACTGTGCGGCAGACGGCATCGACCTCACCATCGTCGATACGCCGGGCTTCATCGATTTTTTCGAAGAGACGCGCATGGCGCTCACCGGCGTCGATGCCGCCGTCATTGTGGTCGAGGCGGACCCCTCACGCGTCGTGCAGACCCGCATGCTCGTCGACGCCGTCGAGCAGCTGCGGCTCCCGCACCTCTTCGTCGTCGACAAGATGGACCGGCCGGGCGCGAACTTCGCGGGCACGCTCGCCGCACTGCAGGACGCGTACGGCCGCCACGTGATCGCGGAGCAATGGCCGATCGGCGCAGCGGAGTCCTTCACCGGTTTCGTCGATCTCGCGGAGATGAAGGCGTATGCATCGGCTGACGGCGCAGAGCGCGAGGTGGAGATTCCGCAGGGCGTGCAGCAGCAGGTCGGGCAGGCGCGTACCGCACTCCTCGAGGCTATGGCCGATTTCGACGATACCCTCATGGAAGAGCTGCTCGAAGGAAAGGAACCTCCGCTCGACGAGGTCGAGCGCGACTTGTGCAACGAGTGCTCGCACGATCAGATCATTCCGGTCCTCGTCGCTGCAGGCGCGACGGGCGCCGGCGTCGGCGCGCTCGTGCGCGCGATGGAACGCTGGTTTCCCTCACCGGCGGATCGGCCGCATATCGACGCCGAGGGACGCCCGCTTCCGCCGGATCCGTCGGCACCATTCGTCGCACGCGTCCTCAAGACGTCGATCCACCCGCAATCGGGCAAGATATCCGTCGTGCGCGTGCTCGCCGGAACCGTGACGTCCGACGCGACCCTCACCGATATCAGCAAAGGCGGCGAGCGCGTGCGTTCCGGCGGCCTTTACCGCTTACAAGGCAAGAAACAAGAGCCCATGGGCGATGCCGGGCCGGGCGCGATCGTCGCCATCGCGCGTCTTGAATCCGTCGCCACCGGTGACACGATCACCGCGAACGGCCACAAGGTTCTTCTGCCGCGGATCACGCACGGTGCGCCCGTCTTCGCCGTTGCGATCAGGCCGAGGGAGAGAATCGACGAGGCAAAGATCTCGCAGATGCTCGCCCGCATCGTGGACGAGGACCCGTCGCTCTCGCTCGGGCGAGCCGACGTCACCAACGAGTTGTTGCTTCAAGGCTCTGGGGAACAGCATGTGAACATCGCTGTCGAGCGGCTTGCGCGCAAGTACAAGGTCGAGGTCGAGGTGGCGCCCCCGTCGATCCCGTATCAAGAGACGATCACGGCATCGACCGAGATCCACTCGCGGTACAAGCATCAAACGGGTGGGCACGGCCAGTTCGGCGACGTATGGCTGCGCTTCGAGCCGCGGGAACGCGGCTCGGGCGTGACGTTCGAGGAGAAGATCGTGGGAGGGGTCGTGCCGCGCCAGTTCATTCCCGCGGTCGAAAAGGGCGTGCGCGAAGCGCTCGCACGTGGGCCTGGCGGTTATCCCGTCAGCGATCTGCACGTGACGTTGTTCGACGGACAGTACCACGACGTCGACTCGAGCGAGCAGTCGTTCAAGACGGCAGCAGGCATGGGCGTCCGGGAGGCGCTGCCGAAGTGCCGGCCTGTCGTGCTCGAGCCGATCGTTCGCGTTACGGTGATCGTGCCGACGCCATACACGTCGACGGTCATTCAGCAGCTGACCGGCAAGCGCGGGCAGATTCTCGGCATGACGCCCTCGGCGCGCTCGGGATTCGACGAGATCGAAGCCGACGTTCCGCAGGTCGAGATGCCGCGGTACATCACCGAGTTGCGCACGGGGACGCAAGGCTTGGGAACGTTCCGTTGGCGTCACGAGCGCTACGATCCGATTCCCGGAAACCGCGTCGGCGGAAAGGCGGCGGTATGA
- a CDS encoding MGMT family protein — protein MWDETRGTCTRTLKAEVTTHLHACPQCQRLYEECEGVAYCLACLPVPEPSCDLARRVLGHITSLRQRMRSEPLMLTSARTPVGRLYVGFRGPRIAYLGFDTGGGFEAVQQRVEQRLRRPVLRGQAPAWLHDTLDRFFRTWRVDERVVDIGDLTPFEQAALRAAASIPPGEVRSYGWVATQIGKPKAARAVGRVMARNPLPLFFPCHRVVDSSGALHDYYYGLEMKQRLLELEGYRRAR, from the coding sequence ATGTGGGACGAGACCCGAGGCACCTGCACGCGCACGCTGAAGGCCGAGGTGACGACGCACCTTCACGCCTGCCCACAATGCCAGCGACTCTACGAGGAGTGCGAAGGCGTCGCCTACTGCCTTGCATGCCTCCCCGTTCCCGAGCCGTCGTGCGACCTCGCCCGAAGAGTTCTCGGGCACATTACGTCATTACGCCAGCGCATGCGCAGCGAGCCGCTGATGCTGACCTCGGCTCGCACGCCCGTCGGGCGGCTCTACGTCGGTTTCAGGGGACCGCGCATCGCGTACCTCGGATTCGACACCGGCGGAGGCTTCGAGGCAGTGCAGCAGCGCGTCGAGCAGCGCTTGCGCCGCCCAGTCTTGCGCGGACAGGCTCCGGCGTGGCTCCACGATACGCTCGACCGATTCTTTCGGACGTGGCGCGTCGACGAGCGCGTCGTCGACATCGGCGATCTCACGCCGTTCGAGCAGGCCGCGCTTCGCGCCGCAGCGAGCATCCCTCCCGGGGAGGTGCGCTCGTACGGCTGGGTCGCGACGCAGATCGGCAAGCCCAAAGCGGCGCGGGCCGTAGGACGGGTGATGGCACGCAATCCCCTTCCGCTCTTCTTCCCCTGCCACCGCGTCGTCGACTCCTCGGGGGCGCTGCACGACTACTACTATGGGCTCGAGATGAAGCAACGTCTTTTGGAACTCGAAGGGTATCGGCGCGCGCGTTAG
- a CDS encoding sigma-70 family RNA polymerase sigma factor, which yields MSALAPLLQGAFLSTAVRPARPSAKRESKSVASVESFDQIVDDYQRRLYGFALRMTGNREDAEEIVQDAFVRAYRALGKMPAEQRHELRLQPWLYTITLNVTRNRLRSKRPASVALDALADPDALLRNTEERRPQRPETIVEQNADVALVERALLQLPMHLRAAATLRFIEGRSHPEIAEILHQPIGTVKSHVHRAVRILRRILGPQVGRFTPQGAPTHAMS from the coding sequence ATGAGTGCTCTCGCACCGCTCCTTCAAGGAGCCTTCTTGTCAACTGCGGTTCGCCCCGCACGCCCTTCAGCCAAGCGGGAAAGCAAGAGCGTCGCGAGCGTCGAGAGCTTCGACCAGATCGTCGACGACTATCAGCGTAGGCTCTACGGCTTCGCACTGCGCATGACCGGTAATCGCGAGGACGCCGAAGAGATCGTCCAGGATGCGTTCGTGCGCGCCTATCGCGCGCTCGGCAAGATGCCTGCCGAGCAGCGACACGAGCTTCGCCTTCAGCCCTGGCTCTACACGATTACGCTGAACGTCACGCGCAATCGTCTTCGCAGCAAGCGACCGGCGAGCGTCGCTCTCGACGCGCTCGCTGATCCCGACGCCCTGCTGCGCAACACCGAGGAGCGCCGGCCGCAGCGACCGGAGACCATCGTGGAGCAGAACGCGGATGTCGCCCTCGTCGAACGCGCGCTGCTCCAACTTCCCATGCACCTTCGTGCGGCGGCGACGCTGCGATTCATCGAGGGGCGCAGTCACCCGGAGATCGCCGAAATTCTGCACCAACCCATCGGCACCGTGAAGTCGCACGTGCACCGAGCCGTGCGGATTCTGCGGCGCATTCTCGGGCCGCAGGTCGGCCGCTTTACCCCGCAAGGAGCACCAACCCATGCGATGTCGTGA
- a CDS encoding glycoside hydrolase family 125 protein, whose product MLQPARYQSVLLCVAAFGCIAATSASDVATLSAIYSHAADSAYSRHAILERDGTTYISSGDINMEWLRDSSAVLVAYVPDAATKPAVRSMIKGAIARQARYILIDPYANAFTEDYRVAERKFEVDSLLYPVQLAYRYWREDHDGSIFTPQLGRAFALVLRVLRTEQHHATRSHYRNGSLVGGDDGMPFSYTGMIWTGFRPSDDAAQYPYNIPQNMFAVVELQQLSSIERSCYHNERLAEEAWGLSVQVHDAIERSGVVFVPHYGRIYAYEVDGLGHANLMDDANVPSLLSAPYIGYLDVRDPIYQATRRFVLSPSDPYFYSGKDAQGIGSAHTPRGYVWPLALIVEAMTSIDPVEKARVLGYLAASDTGNHVLHESFDPNDPKHYTRADFAWPNALFTELGDPGPATGRASNR is encoded by the coding sequence ATGCTGCAGCCGGCGCGCTACCAAAGCGTCCTTTTGTGTGTAGCCGCGTTCGGTTGCATCGCCGCCACGTCTGCGTCCGACGTCGCGACGCTCTCGGCCATCTACTCCCATGCCGCCGATTCCGCGTACAGCCGCCATGCGATACTCGAGCGCGATGGAACGACGTATATCTCGAGCGGCGACATCAACATGGAGTGGCTGCGCGATTCGAGCGCGGTGCTCGTTGCCTACGTCCCGGACGCGGCGACGAAGCCCGCAGTCCGCTCGATGATCAAGGGTGCCATCGCCCGCCAGGCTCGCTACATCCTCATCGATCCCTATGCCAATGCCTTTACCGAAGACTATCGCGTCGCGGAGCGCAAGTTCGAAGTCGATTCCTTGCTCTATCCCGTCCAGCTCGCGTACCGGTACTGGCGTGAGGATCACGACGGATCGATCTTCACGCCGCAACTGGGCCGGGCGTTCGCGCTCGTCTTGCGCGTGCTGCGAACGGAGCAGCACCACGCGACCCGCTCGCACTATCGCAACGGCTCGCTCGTGGGGGGCGACGACGGCATGCCCTTCTCCTATACCGGCATGATTTGGACCGGATTCCGCCCCTCTGACGACGCCGCTCAGTACCCCTACAACATTCCGCAGAACATGTTTGCCGTCGTCGAACTCCAGCAGTTGAGCTCGATCGAGCGCAGTTGTTATCACAACGAGCGTCTCGCCGAGGAGGCCTGGGGTCTCAGCGTGCAGGTGCACGACGCCATCGAGCGCTCCGGCGTGGTCTTCGTCCCGCATTACGGGCGCATCTACGCGTACGAAGTCGACGGCTTGGGCCACGCCAATCTCATGGACGACGCCAACGTGCCGTCGCTGCTCTCGGCTCCGTACATCGGCTACCTCGACGTGCGCGATCCAATCTATCAAGCGACGCGACGCTTCGTGCTCTCCCCCTCCGACCCGTACTTCTACTCCGGAAAGGATGCGCAAGGCATCGGAAGCGCGCACACGCCGCGCGGATACGTATGGCCCCTCGCGCTCATCGTCGAGGCCATGACGAGCATCGATCCGGTCGAAAAGGCGCGGGTGCTGGGGTATCTCGCCGCTTCAGATACGGGCAATCACGTGCTGCACGAGTCGTTCGATCCGAACGACCCCAAGCATTACACGCGTGCGGACTTCGCCTGGCCGAACGCGCTCTTCACCGAGCTGGGAGACCCCGGACCCGCGACCGGACGCGCCTCCAATCGTTGA
- a CDS encoding SUF system NifU family Fe-S cluster assembly protein — protein MDDFYRDYILDHYRNPRNFGRLEAPTATAEDLNPLCGDRIRMDLLVDAGGTVRNVRFSGKGCAISQASASMLTESVIGKSLEEVAKLTKEAVLENVGIGISPTRMKCAMLGLRVLKSAAIGSLASWPDEE, from the coding sequence GTGGACGACTTCTACCGCGACTACATCCTCGATCACTATCGCAATCCGCGGAACTTCGGTCGCCTCGAGGCGCCGACGGCAACCGCCGAGGATCTCAATCCGCTCTGCGGTGATCGCATCCGCATGGACCTGCTCGTCGACGCGGGCGGTACCGTTCGCAACGTGCGCTTCTCCGGGAAGGGCTGCGCGATCAGCCAAGCCTCGGCCTCGATGTTGACCGAATCCGTGATCGGCAAGTCGCTGGAAGAGGTCGCGAAGCTCACGAAGGAAGCCGTCCTGGAGAACGTCGGCATCGGCATCAGCCCGACGCGCATGAAGTGCGCGATGCTCGGCTTGCGCGTGCTCAAGAGTGCCGCTATCGGCTCCCTCGCCTCGTGGCCCGACGAAGAGTAA
- a CDS encoding cysteine desulfurase, translated as MSTLHLPERGTRPRPTALGIRADFPIFDRPTVRGKRLVYLDSAATSQKPNCVIETLDTYYREYNANIHRGVYEIAALATERFEAARASVARFVNCAPTELVWTRNTTEAINLVAYAWGDANLRAGDAILLTEMEHHSNLVPWQLLARRTGAVLRFIPVDDRGLLVLDDLDRLLDGSKVLSIAHVGNTLGTISPLEQIVPRARAAGALIVVDGAQAAPHLPVDVAALGCDFYAFSAHKMLGPTGIGGLYGRRELLESMPPFLSGGDMIRTVEYERATFADPPWKFEAGTSNIADAIAFGTAIEYLTNVGLDWVREHEKQITRYALERLAELEPHGLAVYGPKDPERTGGVISFNLADVHAHDVASILDTDGVCIRAGHHCTMPLMHRMGWDATARASFYLYTTQDDVDALAAGLEKAARIFKV; from the coding sequence GTGAGCACGCTCCATCTTCCCGAACGCGGAACGCGACCGCGCCCAACGGCGCTCGGAATTCGGGCCGACTTTCCGATCTTCGATCGCCCGACCGTACGCGGTAAACGGCTCGTCTATCTCGATTCCGCAGCGACTTCTCAGAAGCCGAACTGCGTGATCGAAACGCTCGACACGTATTACCGGGAATACAACGCCAACATCCACCGCGGCGTGTACGAGATCGCCGCGCTCGCGACGGAGCGCTTCGAAGCGGCTCGTGCGAGCGTCGCACGCTTCGTCAACTGTGCTCCCACGGAGCTCGTGTGGACGAGAAACACCACCGAAGCGATCAACCTCGTCGCCTACGCCTGGGGCGACGCCAACCTTCGCGCCGGCGACGCGATACTGCTCACGGAGATGGAGCACCACTCGAATCTCGTTCCCTGGCAGCTCCTCGCGCGCCGCACCGGGGCGGTGCTGCGCTTCATTCCGGTCGACGACCGCGGACTGCTGGTCCTGGACGATCTCGACCGGCTGCTCGACGGATCCAAAGTGCTGTCGATCGCGCACGTGGGCAACACGCTTGGCACGATCTCACCGCTCGAGCAGATCGTTCCGCGGGCCCGCGCTGCCGGAGCGCTCATCGTCGTCGACGGCGCTCAGGCAGCGCCGCATCTGCCCGTCGACGTCGCCGCGCTCGGCTGTGACTTTTACGCGTTCAGCGCCCACAAAATGCTCGGACCCACGGGGATCGGAGGGCTCTACGGGCGCCGCGAGCTGCTCGAATCCATGCCGCCGTTTCTCTCCGGCGGCGACATGATTCGAACGGTTGAGTACGAGCGCGCGACGTTCGCCGATCCCCCCTGGAAGTTCGAAGCGGGAACGAGCAACATCGCCGACGCGATCGCCTTCGGCACGGCCATCGAGTATCTCACCAACGTCGGGCTCGACTGGGTGCGCGAGCACGAGAAGCAGATCACGCGCTACGCATTGGAGCGCCTTGCGGAGCTCGAGCCGCACGGCCTTGCCGTCTACGGCCCCAAAGACCCGGAGCGCACGGGCGGCGTCATCTCCTTCAATCTTGCCGACGTGCACGCGCACGACGTCGCATCGATCCTGGACACCGACGGCGTCTGCATCCGCGCCGGGCACCATTGCACCATGCCCCTCATGCACCGGATGGGCTGGGACGCAACCGCTCGAGCGTCCTTTTACCTGTATACGACGCAAGACGACGTCGACGCACTCGCCGCGGGCCTCGAGAAGGCGGCGCGCATCTTCAAGGTCTAA
- the sufD gene encoding Fe-S cluster assembly protein SufD has translation MLERTAAPPAELLARFADDVFPVEVRSAALQRFGHTHSGRERPGRYWRIDLDAVSIDDLAFDPACGEVTVVCDDPRVRVGERPQTLGMTASGASKFGALASAFANRYAFVTIPPDADVERPIVITYRAGTAPLFPYTCVHVRRGARATIVQRIEGDGGAFVCGIVEVVTEDGSDLRVATLQDLPQDARLFLTIGALPGRDSAFSCATADLGAALVVEEIGVELLAMGAQAQIASIFFPRGSQHVDLRSTVDHRVGGATSLTTVKSAATDRGQGRYVGNIRIAARAQKSDASLRDDALLLSPSAHIDSVPALEIAANDVKAYHGATVGALDAEMLFYMMTRGIERDAAERMVTLGFFEPALERFPEQLRDELRGLLAAKIA, from the coding sequence TTGCTTGAACGCACGGCCGCTCCGCCGGCCGAGCTCCTCGCACGCTTTGCCGACGACGTGTTCCCGGTGGAGGTGCGCTCGGCGGCATTGCAGCGCTTCGGGCATACGCACTCCGGACGCGAACGTCCTGGGCGCTACTGGCGCATCGATCTCGACGCCGTTTCGATCGACGATCTCGCGTTCGACCCGGCGTGCGGCGAGGTCACGGTCGTCTGTGACGACCCGCGGGTGCGCGTCGGCGAACGGCCGCAAACCCTCGGAATGACGGCGTCGGGGGCGTCGAAGTTCGGCGCACTTGCATCTGCCTTCGCGAACCGGTACGCCTTCGTCACCATTCCGCCGGACGCGGACGTCGAACGGCCGATCGTCATCACCTATCGCGCCGGTACCGCGCCGCTCTTTCCCTACACCTGCGTCCACGTCCGTCGCGGCGCTCGAGCGACGATCGTGCAGCGCATCGAAGGCGATGGCGGGGCGTTCGTTTGCGGCATCGTCGAAGTCGTGACGGAGGACGGAAGCGACCTTCGCGTGGCGACCCTCCAGGATCTGCCGCAGGACGCGCGCCTCTTTCTGACGATTGGTGCTTTGCCGGGCAGAGACTCCGCCTTTTCGTGCGCAACGGCCGATCTCGGCGCGGCGCTCGTCGTCGAAGAGATCGGCGTCGAGCTCCTGGCGATGGGAGCGCAAGCGCAGATCGCAAGCATCTTCTTTCCGCGTGGAAGCCAACACGTCGACCTGCGTTCGACCGTCGACCACCGCGTCGGCGGTGCCACCTCGCTGACGACCGTGAAGTCCGCTGCGACGGACCGCGGTCAAGGACGGTACGTCGGGAACATCCGCATCGCGGCGCGAGCGCAGAAGAGTGATGCGTCGCTGCGCGACGACGCACTGCTCTTGTCGCCGAGCGCGCACATCGATTCGGTGCCTGCTCTCGAGATCGCGGCTAACGACGTAAAAGCCTACCACGGAGCGACGGTCGGAGCGCTCGACGCAGAGATGCTCTTCTACATGATGACGCGCGGCATCGAGCGCGACGCGGCGGAACGCATGGTGACGCTCGGTTTCTTCGAGCCCGCGCTCGAGCGGTTTCCGGAGCAGCTGCGCGACGAGCTGCGCGGTCTGCTCGCGGCAAAGATCGCGTGA
- the sufC gene encoding Fe-S cluster assembly ATPase SufC, whose protein sequence is MREEQGLSVVGLRAEVEGNEILKGIDLTVEPGRVHALMGPNGSGKTTLALALSGHPHYRITSGSVTLDGEDLLALSPDKRAKAGLFLSFQYPAAIPGVKVANFLYAARQAVRPGDLTPAKFRALLMEQMEALGMDASFLGRYLNDGFSGGEKKRLEMLQMAVLAPRYAVLDETDSGLDVDALKHIGESIASLRGKSDPTGLLVITHYPRILRYVKPDVVHVMLDGRIVKTGDAELANYIERGGYDAIRAETGAVA, encoded by the coding sequence ATGAGGGAAGAGCAGGGTCTGTCTGTCGTCGGACTGCGCGCTGAGGTCGAGGGTAATGAAATTCTCAAAGGCATCGATCTCACCGTCGAGCCGGGCCGCGTCCATGCCCTGATGGGCCCCAACGGCAGCGGCAAAACGACGCTCGCGCTCGCTCTTTCCGGGCATCCCCATTACCGGATTACGAGCGGGAGCGTAACGCTCGACGGCGAGGATCTGCTCGCACTCTCGCCGGACAAGCGCGCGAAAGCCGGGCTCTTTCTCTCGTTCCAATATCCCGCTGCCATCCCGGGAGTGAAGGTTGCAAACTTCCTCTACGCCGCTCGGCAAGCCGTTCGTCCCGGCGATCTCACGCCGGCAAAGTTTCGGGCGCTTCTCATGGAGCAGATGGAGGCACTCGGCATGGATGCGTCCTTCCTCGGACGATACTTGAACGACGGTTTCTCGGGCGGTGAGAAAAAGCGGCTGGAGATGCTGCAGATGGCGGTGCTCGCGCCGCGATACGCCGTTCTCGACGAAACCGACTCCGGCCTCGACGTCGACGCGCTCAAGCACATCGGCGAATCGATTGCGTCGCTGCGCGGCAAGAGCGACCCGACGGGCTTGCTCGTCATCACGCATTACCCGCGTATCCTCCGCTACGTGAAGCCCGACGTCGTCCACGTGATGCTCGACGGCCGCATCGTCAAGACGGGCGACGCGGAGCTGGCCAATTACATCGAGCGCGGCGGCTACGACGCCATTCGCGCGGAGACCGGCGCCGTTGCTTGA
- a CDS encoding helix-turn-helix domain-containing protein, with protein sequence MLGYGQMQGERFFKTTRGRIVAELRRRGSASAADLARIFDLSPNAIRQQVVVLERDGLVLERPVRRGPTKPTLEFSLTSEADALFPQRYDRLLSTVLREVRRQYGDSAVGKIFDSISERAVARAKRTVTAAGAEDRVSQLADLLRHDGVVAEYSLIDGGFALHEHNCPYSAVAKEHPEMCHVVHQMIDETIGGKMEQTESLATGGRECRFEIKAQVGG encoded by the coding sequence ATGCTAGGATACGGCCAAATGCAGGGCGAGCGCTTCTTCAAGACCACGCGCGGGAGGATCGTCGCCGAGCTGCGCCGTCGGGGCTCGGCGTCGGCCGCGGATCTCGCCCGCATCTTCGATCTGTCGCCCAACGCCATACGCCAGCAGGTGGTCGTTCTCGAGCGAGACGGGCTCGTGCTCGAACGGCCGGTACGGCGCGGCCCGACCAAGCCGACGCTGGAGTTCTCGCTGACGAGCGAGGCGGACGCGCTTTTCCCGCAACGGTACGACCGGCTGCTCTCGACGGTCCTTCGAGAGGTACGCCGTCAATACGGCGACTCCGCAGTCGGTAAGATCTTCGACTCGATCTCCGAGCGCGCCGTCGCGCGCGCGAAGCGTACCGTGACCGCCGCGGGCGCCGAAGATCGCGTCTCTCAGCTCGCCGATCTCCTGCGGCACGACGGCGTGGTGGCTGAGTACAGCCTTATCGATGGCGGTTTCGCGCTCCACGAGCACAACTGCCCGTACTCGGCTGTTGCCAAAGAGCACCCCGAGATGTGTCACGTCGTTCATCAGATGATCGACGAGACGATCGGCGGTAAGATGGAACAGACCGAGTCGCTCGCAACCGGGGGCAGGGAGTGCCGGTTCGAGATAAAAGCGCAGGTTGGAGGATAA
- a CDS encoding iron-sulfur cluster assembly scaffold protein produces the protein MDFAKFQRLVEERPGFRTMENPTASGEYFSDSCGDMYNIFLKVGAGAVVEDITYFTTGCGFGTATCSLVTEIARGKTLEEAEAIGEQEIVDALGGYPEKKRDYPGRALEALKLAIADYRAKVARGDVPDYAAMPASPRVEPAAPAAAASASDGKFLINLRA, from the coding sequence GTGGATTTCGCAAAGTTTCAGCGTCTGGTCGAAGAGCGCCCGGGATTTCGTACGATGGAGAATCCAACGGCGAGCGGCGAGTACTTCAGCGACTCATGCGGCGATATGTACAACATTTTTCTCAAGGTCGGCGCCGGCGCCGTCGTCGAGGACATCACGTACTTCACGACCGGCTGTGGCTTCGGTACTGCGACCTGCAGCTTGGTCACGGAAATTGCGCGCGGCAAGACGCTGGAAGAGGCTGAAGCGATCGGCGAGCAAGAGATCGTGGACGCGCTCGGCGGCTATCCCGAGAAGAAGCGCGATTATCCCGGCCGCGCGCTCGAAGCGCTCAAACTCGCAATTGCCGATTATCGCGCCAAAGTCGCGCGCGGCGACGTTCCCGATTACGCCGCTATGCCCGCATCGCCGCGCGTCGAGCCTGCAGCGCCTGCCGCTGCGGCGAGCGCGAGCGACGGGAAGTTCCTGATCAACCTGCGCGCGTAA
- the thpR gene encoding RNA 2',3'-cyclic phosphodiesterase — protein sequence MRLFIGITIDDQTRIACASVATRLEGCGVNARFVDPENYHMTLVFLGSVYSGRLCDIVAATRGVAQRHAPFLLAFDRIGAFPHERKPRVIFVGSRGADNAYRVLSAQVREVCAALGYGSENDAVPHVTLARVPGRVKTTLPMLEIDPFEVAVDALTVFDSVPRNGKTRYEKRAAFPLTRAG from the coding sequence GTGAGGCTATTTATCGGCATCACGATCGACGACCAGACGCGTATCGCCTGCGCGTCCGTCGCTACGAGGCTCGAGGGTTGCGGCGTGAACGCACGGTTCGTCGATCCTGAGAACTATCACATGACGCTCGTCTTTCTCGGCAGCGTATATTCCGGACGCCTCTGCGATATCGTGGCGGCAACGCGGGGCGTTGCGCAACGTCACGCACCTTTTTTACTCGCCTTCGATCGCATTGGAGCCTTTCCACACGAGCGCAAGCCGCGCGTGATCTTCGTCGGGTCTCGGGGCGCCGATAACGCGTATCGCGTGCTCTCGGCGCAGGTGCGCGAGGTCTGCGCGGCGTTAGGCTACGGCAGCGAGAATGACGCGGTTCCGCACGTAACCTTGGCGCGAGTTCCCGGGCGCGTGAAAACGACGCTTCCGATGCTCGAGATCGACCCATTTGAGGTCGCCGTCGACGCGTTGACGGTTTTCGACTCGGTGCCCCGCAACGGAAAGACCCGGTACGAGAAGCGAGCGGCTTTCCCGCTTACGCGCGCAGGTTGA
- a CDS encoding MBL fold metallo-hydrolase: protein MIRETFALGPLACNCTILADERTRDAIVVDGGDGVDDVVERLRTRGFRATFLVYTHAHIDHIGDVGRLRDATGARALLHPADLPLYETLPWQAGLIGYARAPAVVPLDGGFADGDEIGSGEIALRVLHTPGHTPGSVSFVTRDRATLFTGDTLFAGSIGRWDLGGTSMEDIVASIVTKLLPFDDATRVVPGHGPMTSIGIERRDNPYLT, encoded by the coding sequence GTGATTCGCGAGACGTTCGCGCTCGGACCACTCGCCTGCAACTGCACGATTCTCGCTGACGAACGGACGCGTGATGCGATCGTCGTCGACGGCGGCGACGGCGTGGACGACGTCGTAGAGCGCCTGCGCACGCGCGGCTTTCGCGCGACGTTTCTCGTGTACACGCACGCGCACATCGACCACATCGGAGACGTCGGCCGTCTCCGCGACGCGACGGGCGCGCGTGCGTTGCTTCACCCGGCGGATCTGCCGCTGTACGAAACGCTGCCTTGGCAGGCGGGGCTCATCGGGTACGCGCGGGCCCCTGCGGTGGTGCCGCTCGACGGCGGCTTTGCCGATGGGGACGAGATCGGCTCGGGTGAGATTGCGTTGCGCGTACTGCACACGCCGGGTCACACGCCCGGCAGCGTCTCCTTCGTAACTCGCGACAGAGCGACGCTCTTCACGGGCGATACCCTCTTCGCCGGATCGATCGGGCGATGGGATCTCGGCGGAACCTCGATGGAAGACATCGTCGCGTCGATCGTAACCAAGCTCCTGCCCTTCGACGATGCGACGCGCGTCGTTCCGGGGCATGGGCCGATGACGTCGATCGGCATCGAGCGCCGCGATAATCCCTACCTCACGTGA